In a single window of the Gossypium hirsutum isolate 1008001.06 chromosome D02, Gossypium_hirsutum_v2.1, whole genome shotgun sequence genome:
- the LOC107910016 gene encoding probable WRKY transcription factor 75, translated as MENFQGFFPTSSSSSTSLSLNLTSSLDYSEFECGKDNDGILGLMADIEVGGAKNENNSLVGTTTESEVKRGKTKKGENKKIRKPRYAFQTRSQVDILDDGYRWRKYGHKAVKNSKFPRSYYRCTHQGCKVKKQVQRLTKDEGIVETTYEGMHSHPIQKTNDNFEHILNQMQIYTSFKSII; from the exons ATGGAAAATTTTCAGGGTTTTTTCCCTACTTCATCATCCTCATCGACGTCCTTGTCCTTAAACCTCACGAGCTCGCTTGATTATAGTGAATTCGAATGCGGCAAAGATAATGATGGGATATTGGGACTAATGGCAGATATAGAAGTTGGTGGGGCGAAGAACGAAAACAACAGCTTGGTTGGAACGACGACTGAAAGTGAAGTGAAAAGGGGTAAAACGAAGAAGGGAGAgaataaaaagataagaaaacCCAGATATGCTTTTCAAACTAGAAGCCAAGTTGATATACTTGATGATGGTTATAGATGGAGAAAATATGGGCATAAAGCTGTTAAGAACAGCAAATTCCCAAG AAGCTATTATCGATGTACACACCAAGGATGCAAAGTGAAGAAGCAGGTTCAAAGATTAACCAAAGATGAAGGAATCGTTGAAACAACCTACGAAGGCATGCATTCGCATCCTATCCAGAAAACTAATGACAACTTCGAGCATATATTGAACCAAATGCAAATCTACACTTCTTTTAaatctataatataa